One window of Salmo salar chromosome ssa11, Ssal_v3.1, whole genome shotgun sequence genomic DNA carries:
- the LOC106563609 gene encoding rho GTPase-activating protein 31 has product MKNKGAKQRSKKKGSENAFDCDLTEHLQNSGKDVPQVLRTCAEFIEKHGVVDGIYRLSGVTSNIQRLRQEFCSELCPDLTKEVYLQDIHCVGSLCKLYFRELPNPLLTYELYKKFTDTVSVQEDHERLQHIQDVIKELPLPHFRTLEYLTKHLAHLATLSPQTNMHTRNLALVWAPNLLRSKDIEITSCNGDMAFQQVRVQQTVVEFILNHTEQIFNHAAAPIKTKEGPSLMCGEKYATLPISGQGGPMKLMSLEEAQARSLSPNHPARKERQRENSLPYTSTATLYHTVIDISDTKGKVSGKSKKWKFIFNLGKSVTDSKGRLSRNGSVFMKAQNITEKAAIRPARSMDSLCSLQTDDDKAGKFSSADGANGFFAPGIKSRTLESDTLHDVSEQDQGREFEMKRSSEATGGSSPNMKRRGSPRVSPPQQKALPEQLKVFKGDDDLSSCQPSSPKNRRMLCSGSTHSSASRPSFPGSLFPESSPRHQRKALNISEPFAVSVPLRVSAVISSNSTPCRAQGKERPAAAALKPSRETSQSEQSDSSASSSYREHPLGESSVVSESIIYSNSSSTPLEKEERPAEERSREEAVFKRVTEVSRSEGEVNGVQGKVEVSDRRQSSTPTTREEDQEKQQFPGKQLDNPPAPQYEPKELTQLDMGSLPIKEELWSDLHLELKITEPEIDIMDEEFMPVFCSTKKTCEDVKALPDAPAKRRSSLPTHSLLYKGQPLMPVRPALTYHGADTVAHTARKHSSDTQFPNDKMLHFMVGTDMKNTPLHAADSTDKTKNKLHTCSKSKLPETDKPTFVKPRPVVTHLAEPSLHSTQQSQVTKSLQPRDVVTDIGMPVAEKGKEPSGKSKSQDGVKGVFHDNGKNALSVVMGGIERLSICLEERPHHTLGLPHQDDEDGCGGHSELEDLEEEPWEEVFRSTKQWVTSPLHSPTLKDLFGNLDVSSSCSAEEGLSSKELNVPPLSRDDKSTNGSCPFRSIEVFPGNSSQACSSKTETKITHLLPLPSKTTLVGDDATRTLRGNSCTAKQKNTSSSQRFHRQMSYEASHSEKIEQNSFSKHRPYSLNLDLGHRRIRDISNQQNLESAELSSIQRGAVTPSETKSNGLSQELELFLSHRQAPVRRNSAPVSVSSVRTAFMVKTCQAKAVPVIPPKVQYSHIPHPRQDKGSGAGKGPEKEFTKTRGDKLDPVPLLPSMRDLKEELENKEPVPKSQIRQPIAEKSTETNKTTATSDPPVLRRKRSSNAEAFSDCPRPERSTVLQRPSFRNRQRPQSLILFSPPFPIMDHPPLGDDAKLILSPIRSPTETSALDVFSKEMAENLRTPEGVTLRNKMTIPKSGQRLETSTSCFYQPQRRSMIFDSRNHRQIE; this is encoded by the exons ACAGGAATTTTGCTCTGAGTTGTGCCCTGACCTCACAAAGGAGGTGTACCTCCAGGACATCCACTGTGTGGGCTCCTTGTGCAAGCTGTACTTCAGGGAGCTACCCAATCCCCTGCTCACTTATGAGCTTTACAAGAAATTCACT GACACCGTCTCAGTCCAGGAGGACCATGAAAGGCTACAACATATCCAGGACGTCATTAAAGAGCTACCACTCCCCCACTTTAG GACTCTGGAATATCTTACCAAGCATTTGGCCCACCTGGCCACCTTAAGTCCCCAGACTAACATGCACACCCGCAACCTGGCCTTGGTATGGGCTCCAAACCTATTGCG CTCGAAAGATATTGAAATTACATCCTGCAATGGGGACATGGCTTTCCAGCAGGTGAGGGTTCAGCAGACTGTGGTTGAGTTCATTTTAAATCACACTGAGCAGATCTTCAACCATGCAGCTGCACCAATAAAAACGAAAGAAG GACCCAGTTTGATGTGTGGGGAGAAGTATGCCACTCTTCCTATCAGTGGCCAGGGTGGGCCAATGAAGCTGATGAGCCTAGAGGAGGCCCAGGCCCGCTCCCTGAGCCCTAACCACCCAGCACGGAAAGAGCGACAACGGGAGAACAGTCTACCTTACACCAGCACTGCCACACTGTACCATACCGTCATAGACATATCGGATACCAA AGGAAAGGTTTCTGGGAAATCAAAGAAGTGGAAGTTCATCTTCAACCTGGGCAAGTCTGTGACGGACTCTAAGGGAAGACTGAGCCGGAATGGGAGCGTGTTTATGAAAGCACAGAACATCACAG AAAAGGCAGCTATCCGACCAGCGAGAAGCATGGACTCTTTGTGCTCTCTGCAGACAG ATGATGACAAGGCAGGAAAATTCAGCTCTGCAGACGGGGCCAACGGTTTCTTTGCGCCCGGCATAAAATCCAGAACACTTGAATCTGACACGCTCCATGATGTCAGTGAACAGGACCAGGGGCGGGAGTTTGAGATGAAGAGATCGAGCGAGGCCACAGGTGGCAGCAGCCCTAACATGAAGAGAAGGGGCTCTCCACGCGTCTCACCACCACAGCAGAAGGCTCTACCCGAACAACTGAAGGTTTTCAAAGGCGATGATGACCTCAGCAGCTGCCAGCCCAGCTCCCCTAAGAACAGGAGGATGCTGTGTTCTGGCTCCACCCACAGCAGTGCATCCAGGCCCTCCTTCCCTGGAAGTCTCTTTCCAGAGTCCTCCCCCAGGCATCAGCGCAAGGCTCTCAACATATCAGAGCCCTTTGCTGTGTCTGTGCCCCTGAGGGTGTCTGCAGTCATCAGCTCCAACAGCACTCCCTGCAGGGCACAAGGGAAGGAGAGGCCTGCTGCAGCTGCTCTGAAACCAAGCAGAGAGACCTCTCAGTCAGAACAGAGTGACAGTAGTGCCAGCTCAAGTTACAGAGAGCACCCCCTTGGAGAGAGCAGTGTTGTGAGTGAGAGCATTATCTACAGTAACAGCAGCTCAACCCCTCTGGAAAAGGAGGAGAGaccagcagaggagaggagcagagaggaggcagTTTTCAAAAGGGTGACAGAAG TTTCGAGAAGTGAAGGAGAGGTGAATGGTGTTCAAGGGAAGGTGGAAGTATCTGACCGGAGACAGTCTTCCACTCCCACCACAAGAGAGGAAGATCAAGAGAAACAGCAATTTCCTGGGAAACAACTGGACAACCCGCCAGCACCACAGTATGAGCCAAAAGAACTGACACAACTG GATATGGGATCTTTACCTATCAAGGAAGAGCTGTGGTCTGACCTCCATCTTGAGCTGAAAATTACTGAGCCTGAGATTGACATTATGGACGAGGAGTTTATGCCTGTTTTCTGTTCCACTAAGAAAACTTGTGAGGATGTTAAGGCATTGCCAGATGCTCCAGCAAAAAGAAGAAGCAGCCTTCCAACTCACTCGTTATTATATAAGGGACAGCCTTTGATGCCCGTCAGGCCTGCACTGACCTATCACGGTGCTGACACAGTAGCACATACAGCAAGAAAGCACTCCTCAGACACACAATTTCCAAATGACAAAATGTTACATTTCATGGTCGGCACAGATATGAAAAATACACCTCTACACGCTGCTGATTCAACagataaaacaaaaaacaaactacACACTTGCTCAAAATCTAAGCTCCCAGAAACCGATAAACCCACTTTCGTCAAGCCACGGCCTGTGGTTACTCACCTCGCAGAGCCAAGTTTACATTCTACTCAACAAAGCCAGGTCACAAAGAGTTTGCAGCCAAGGGATGTCGTAACAGACATAGGCATGCCTGTAGCAGAGAAAGGAAAAGAGCCATCAGGGAAAAGTAAAAGTCAAGATGGGGTCAAAGGGGTTTTCCATGACAATGGAAAGAATGCTTTGTCAGTTGTCATGGGAGGCATTGAGAGGCTTTCAATATGTTTGGAAGAAAGACCCCACCACACCTTGGGGCTACCACACCAAGACGATGAGGATGGATGTGGAGGACACTCCGAGTTGGAGGACTTGGAGGAGGAACCTTGGGAGGAGGTCTTCCGCTCCACCAAACAGTGGGTAACCAGTCCTCTCCATTCACCCACACTTAAGGATTTGTTTGGAAATCTAGATGTGTCATCGTCTTGTTCTGCAGAAGAAGGTTTGAGCTCCAAAGAACTAAACGTTCCTCCTCTATCTAGAGATGACAAATCAACAAATGGATCATGTCCTTTTAGGAGCATAGAAGTGTTCCCAGGAAATAGCTCTCAGGCATGCAGCAGCAAAACAGAGACCAAAATCACACATCTACTTCCCTTACCCTCCAAAACCACCCTGGTCGGTGATGATGCAACGAGAACACTAAGAGGAAACAGCTGCACAGCCAAACAGAAAaacacctcctcctcccagaGGTTTCACAGACAGATGTCTTATGAAGCATCTCATTCAGAAAAAATAGAGCAGAACAGCTTTTCCAAACACAGGCCCTACTCACTCAATTTGGATTTAGGACATCGACGCATCAGAGACATTTCTAATCAGCAAAACCTTGAATCAGCTGAGTTGTCCTCCATTCAGAGAGGGGCAGTGACACCGTCTGAGACCAAATCCAACGGCCTGTCCCAGGAACTGGAGCTGTTCCTGAGCCATCGACAGGCCCCTGTGCGCCGGAATTCGGCCCCCGTCAGTGTGTCGTCTGTCAGGACGGCCTTCATGGTAAAAACGTGTCAGGCTAAAGCCGTGCCTGTCATCCCCCCCAAGGTGCAGTACAGCCACATACCTCATCCCAGGCAAGACAAGGGCTCTGGTGCAGGAAAGGGACCAGAGAAAGAATTCACAAAAACCAGGGGAGATAAACTAGATCCTGTACCTCTTCTTCCCTCTATGAGGGATCTAAAGGAGGAGTTGGAGAATAAGGAGCCAGTGCCCAAATCCCAAATAAGGCAGCCTATTGCAGAGAAATCTACAGAGACTAATAAAACTACAGCTACTTCAGACCCCCCGGTGCTGAGGAGGAAACGCTCCTCCAATGCAGAGGCCTTTTCTGATTGTCCAAGACCTGAACGGTCTACGGTTCTACAAAGGCCATCCTTTAGGAACCGCCAGAGACCACAGAGCCTCATCTTGTTCAGTCCACCCTTTCCCATCATGGATCACCCACCGCTGGGGGATGATGCCAAGCTCATCCTCTCGCCCATCAGAAGTCCAACTGAAACATCAGCACTTGATGTCTTTTCAAAAGAGATGGCAGAGAACCTCAGGACCCCAGAGGGGGTGACCCTGCGGAACAAAATGACAATACCCAAGAGTGGACAGAGACTGGAGACCTCGACCAGCTGCTTTTATCAGCCACAGAGGAGGTCCATGATATTTGACAGCAGAAACCACAGGCAGATTGAATGA
- the upk1b gene encoding uroplakin-1b isoform X2, protein MTPDLDTKDRCFRALIIWGNLVIACCGIALMAMCIFFISDRGGLYVLVYATGNDSIWRGAWIGLFTGFALFCTSILGMHAIVVSKRNILLAFVPDLFLKQMLQNYNKPLPDNLPSTQDQIYVINRVTETWNRFMTESKCCGVYGPEDWVKYESHFRQQNTDADYPWPRQCCQQDAMGAISHLDACKIGVSPFLHAQGCYDYIAGPLIRHGFGVSWFGFAILCWTFFVILGVIFHYTQLDF, encoded by the exons ATGACACCTGATTTGGACACCAAGGACCGCTGCTTTAGAGCCTTGATTATCTGGGGCAATTTGGTTATTGCA TGCTGCGGGATTGCCTTGATGGCCATGTGTATCTTCTTCATATCGGATCGGGGCGGATTGTATGTTTTAGTGTATGCCACAGGAAATGACAGCATCTGGAGGGGAGCCTGGATAGGCCTTTTCACTGGGTTTGCCCTTTTCTGCACGTCGATCTTGGGAATGCACGCCATAGTTGTGTCCAAAAGAAACATCCTACTAGCT TTTGTCCCCGACCTCTTCCTGAAGCAAATGCTACAGAACTACAACAAACCACTACCAGATAATCTGCCCAGCACCCAGGACCAGATCTATGTAATCAACAGGGTAACAGAAACATGGAACCGGTTCATGACTGAG TCTAAGTGCTGTGGAGTGTACGGGCCAGAGGATTGGGTGAAGTATGAGTCCCACTTCAGGCAGCAGAACACAGATGCTGATTATCCTTGGCCCAGACAATGCTGTCAGCAGGACGCTATGGGAGCCATCAGCCATTTAGATGCCTGCAAAATCGGGGTTAGCCCTTTCCTGCATGCACAG GGTTGTTATGATTACATTGCGGGTCCTTTGATCAGACACGGCTTTGGAGTCTCATGGTTTGGATTCGCCATATTGTGTTGGACA TTCTTTGTGATACTGGGAGTCATTTTCCACTACACTCAGTTGGATTTCTGA
- the upk1b gene encoding uroplakin-1b isoform X1: MTPDLDTKDRCFRALIIWGNLVIACCGIALMAMCIFFISDRGGLYVLVYATGNDSIWRGAWIGLFTGFALFCTSILGMHAIVVSKRNILLAYILLMVIIYAFEVASAITAATHKDWFVPDLFLKQMLQNYNKPLPDNLPSTQDQIYVINRVTETWNRFMTESKCCGVYGPEDWVKYESHFRQQNTDADYPWPRQCCQQDAMGAISHLDACKIGVSPFLHAQGCYDYIAGPLIRHGFGVSWFGFAILCWTFFVILGVIFHYTQLDF; encoded by the exons ATGACACCTGATTTGGACACCAAGGACCGCTGCTTTAGAGCCTTGATTATCTGGGGCAATTTGGTTATTGCA TGCTGCGGGATTGCCTTGATGGCCATGTGTATCTTCTTCATATCGGATCGGGGCGGATTGTATGTTTTAGTGTATGCCACAGGAAATGACAGCATCTGGAGGGGAGCCTGGATAGGCCTTTTCACTGGGTTTGCCCTTTTCTGCACGTCGATCTTGGGAATGCACGCCATAGTTGTGTCCAAAAGAAACATCCTACTAGCT TACATCCTCCTGATGGTGATCATATATGCATTTGAGGTGGCATCAGCTATTACTGCTGCAACACATAAAGACTGG TTTGTCCCCGACCTCTTCCTGAAGCAAATGCTACAGAACTACAACAAACCACTACCAGATAATCTGCCCAGCACCCAGGACCAGATCTATGTAATCAACAGGGTAACAGAAACATGGAACCGGTTCATGACTGAG TCTAAGTGCTGTGGAGTGTACGGGCCAGAGGATTGGGTGAAGTATGAGTCCCACTTCAGGCAGCAGAACACAGATGCTGATTATCCTTGGCCCAGACAATGCTGTCAGCAGGACGCTATGGGAGCCATCAGCCATTTAGATGCCTGCAAAATCGGGGTTAGCCCTTTCCTGCATGCACAG GGTTGTTATGATTACATTGCGGGTCCTTTGATCAGACACGGCTTTGGAGTCTCATGGTTTGGATTCGCCATATTGTGTTGGACA TTCTTTGTGATACTGGGAGTCATTTTCCACTACACTCAGTTGGATTTCTGA